tcaattcACCTAGTTCTGAAGCTGACATCCTATTAGGAGCCACCGACACCAGAATCGTACCTGGAACTAGTTCAATCGTAAACTTTATTTCACGTTCCAGAGGCAAATCACTGATGTCATCCGGAAACACATATGGAAATTCACGAACAACCGGAAACTCAATACTTGCAACTTCACGGTCAACTTGCACTGACGCAAACATAGAAAGCATCACTGATTCATCCTTCAATAGCTCTTCCACTTGTTTAGCCGACAAAAACATCAGCTTTCCACTATCACTAAAATCAGGGAATTTCACAGTCTTGGTTTAATAATTGATATGAACATaattgaattccaaccagtttaTCCCCATGATAACATCAATTTGGTGTAAGGGTAAACACACCAAATCCATCACAAAACTTTTACCAAAGATAGTCAAAGGACATTTCGAACAAATATATGTAGTAGTAACAGAATCACTAGCTGGAGTATCTATCACCATTCTACCATTCATATCAGATAATTTCAATTCCAACTTAGTAGCACATTCAAGCGAAATAAATGAATAAGTaccaccagtatcaataatagcaattagcTCAACAttgttaataaaacaagtacctcaaATCAAGTTGTCCATCTTGGAATCCTCTTATCCACTCAAAGCGAACACCCTACCATTAGTCTGAGTAGTAGCTTCTTTCTTTGGCTTCTGAAACTAGATACTGAATGACCCTGTTCACCACAATTGAAGCAAGTCGGACTATCATTCTTGCATTCAGAAGCACGATAACATGTCTTACCACATTTATAACATCTCAGCACTTTGTTCTCACATTCATTGGAGCGGTGACCTGATTCAACACACCTATAGCACTTAACCAAAGaagaagctc
The sequence above is drawn from the Vicia villosa cultivar HV-30 ecotype Madison, WI unplaced genomic scaffold, Vvil1.0 ctg.000052F_1_1, whole genome shotgun sequence genome and encodes:
- the LOC131623123 gene encoding uncharacterized protein LOC131623123 — protein: MKQGNLTVVEYASKFIQLAKYYPHYSANTAEFSKCVKFENGLHPEIKRAVGYQQIQDNKAYSTYYKRLNEKKRKNQDNGKPYANPAGKGKHKISDEKNPSGGGASSLVKCYRCVESGHRSNECENKVLRCYKCGKTCYRASECKNDSPTCFNCGEQGHSVSSFRSQRKKLLLRLMLIAIIDTGGTYSFISLECATKLELKLSDMNGRMVIDTPASDSVTTTYICSKCPLTIFGKSFVMDLTVKFPDFSDSGKLMFLSAKQVEELLKDESVMLSMFASVQVDREVASIEFPVVREFPYVFPDDISDLPLEREIKFTIELVPGTILVSVAPNRMSASELGELKKQLEELLEKKFV